In Candidatus Nomurabacteria bacterium, the following proteins share a genomic window:
- the ligA gene encoding NAD-dependent DNA ligase LigA, translating to MKNDSESRKRLSELRKLVDYHRHLYHSKDAPEISDQAYDALLRELGALEEKLEGKKSQISEAVGGDVSNAFAKVKHEVPQWSFDNVFDLKELTAWEERLYRYVHKQGMEVSKVDYVVEHKIDGLKLVIEYKAGEFFRALTRGDGEVGEDVSHTARTIKSLPKHLKYPVDLICVGEVWMAADEFEKLNTERQKMGDSLFANPRNAAAGSLRQLDPAVARSRNLSLFVYDVDRFGGREAKLPAPATQWEELQLLKKLGLPTNSYPKCCRTLAEVEEYYQEWKTKHEDLPYGVDGVVVKVNSVEVQTVAGYTAKSPRFGIAYKFPAVETTTIVEDIQLQVGRTGVVTPVAHLRPVTVDGSTVTRATLHNEDQIKRLDVRVGDTVIIRKAGDVIPEVVMVLPELRPESSRPYKFPRTVKDCGGDGLIERIPGTAAYRCVSLDSDFVHRQRMYYFVAKGAFNIDGVGPRIIDALLENNLIKDAADLFTLTVEQFLSLPGFKERAAQNAVTAIQNAKRVSLARLLVGLSIEHVGEETARLLAKNFPSIEAILEAKYEDLVVIDGVGEVIADTLVSWQADKEEQSLIKKLLPHLDIYNDETEVGSELEGKTFVFTGTLTKFTRPEAQDKVRKLGGNVASSVSTKTDYVVVGEAAGSKAKQARDLGVTVLSEAEFLELVA from the coding sequence ACTCTAAAGATGCTCCAGAGATTTCTGATCAAGCCTACGACGCTTTACTGCGTGAGTTGGGGGCTTTAGAAGAAAAACTAGAAGGTAAGAAAAGTCAAATAAGTGAAGCGGTGGGAGGTGATGTCAGTAATGCTTTTGCTAAAGTAAAGCACGAGGTACCGCAGTGGTCGTTTGATAATGTATTTGACCTAAAAGAATTGACGGCTTGGGAGGAGCGTCTTTACCGCTATGTTCATAAGCAGGGCATGGAAGTGTCTAAGGTGGATTACGTGGTTGAACATAAGATTGACGGTTTAAAGCTGGTGATTGAATACAAGGCGGGCGAATTCTTTAGAGCTTTAACGCGTGGTGATGGTGAGGTGGGTGAAGATGTGAGTCATACTGCTCGTACTATTAAGTCATTACCTAAGCATCTTAAATATCCGGTTGATCTGATCTGTGTTGGTGAAGTGTGGATGGCGGCTGATGAATTTGAAAAATTAAACACTGAGCGTCAGAAAATGGGCGACAGTCTTTTTGCTAACCCGAGAAATGCCGCCGCCGGTTCGCTGCGTCAACTTGATCCAGCAGTAGCCAGGTCCAGGAACTTGTCACTTTTTGTCTATGATGTTGATCGATTTGGGGGGCGGGAAGCGAAGCTTCCCGCCCCCGCGACCCAGTGGGAAGAACTTCAACTCCTTAAAAAACTAGGCCTACCTACCAACTCCTACCCTAAGTGTTGCCGAACCTTGGCTGAAGTAGAGGAATATTATCAAGAGTGGAAGACAAAGCACGAAGATTTGCCTTACGGAGTTGACGGGGTGGTAGTAAAGGTTAATTCGGTAGAAGTTCAAACGGTAGCCGGCTACACTGCTAAGTCACCGCGGTTTGGTATTGCTTATAAATTTCCAGCCGTTGAAACCACTACAATCGTTGAGGACATCCAATTGCAGGTTGGTCGGACTGGTGTAGTTACTCCGGTGGCTCATCTGCGACCGGTTACGGTCGATGGTTCGACGGTGACCAGGGCTACACTTCATAACGAAGACCAAATCAAACGGCTGGATGTACGAGTGGGTGATACGGTTATAATTCGCAAAGCTGGTGACGTGATCCCTGAGGTGGTGATGGTTTTGCCAGAATTGAGACCGGAAAGCAGTCGACCATATAAATTCCCGAGGACAGTAAAAGATTGTGGTGGTGACGGTTTGATTGAGCGTATACCAGGTACCGCCGCTTATCGTTGTGTTTCACTTGACTCGGACTTTGTGCATAGGCAACGAATGTATTATTTCGTAGCAAAAGGGGCTTTTAATATCGATGGGGTTGGTCCGCGAATTATCGACGCTTTACTTGAAAATAATCTAATTAAGGATGCGGCTGACCTCTTTACCCTTACAGTGGAACAATTTCTATCTTTACCAGGATTCAAAGAAAGGGCAGCCCAAAATGCAGTGACTGCTATTCAAAATGCCAAGCGAGTCTCCTTAGCTCGACTTCTGGTTGGTTTATCAATCGAACATGTTGGCGAAGAAACAGCCCGGCTTCTGGCCAAGAATTTTCCAAGTATTGAAGCAATCTTAGAGGCTAAATATGAGGATTTGGTGGTAATTGATGGGGTGGGTGAGGTGATTGCGGATACTTTAGTCTCTTGGCAAGCGGACAAAGAAGAGCAGTCTTTGATCAAAAAGCTGCTGCCGCACTTAGATATTTATAATGATGAAACAGAGGTTGGAAGTGAGCTTGAAGGAAAGACCTTTGTATTTACTGGTACGCTGACAAAATTTACACGACCGGAGGCGCAAGATAAAGTTAGAAAATTAGGTGGAAACGTAGCTAGTTCAGTGTCGACAAAAACTGACTATGTAGTAGTTGGTGAGGCGGCTGGTAGCAAAGCCAAGCAAGCTCGGGATTTGGGGGTGACAGTCTTGTCAGAAGCAGAGTTTTTAGAGCTCGTGGCATGA
- a CDS encoding aspartyl/glutamyl-tRNA amidotransferase subunit C, with amino-acid sequence MKKEDVEHLSRLARVRLTDSELADFTTDISDIIDYVSVVQSMAAGGEKETETEPELGPRYNVFRSDVVTNEPDAYTEDLLREMPYKEGRFLKVKKILQTDTE; translated from the coding sequence ATGAAGAAAGAAGATGTAGAACATTTAAGTCGGTTGGCTAGGGTAAGATTAACAGACTCAGAGCTGGCGGACTTTACTACCGACATATCGGATATTATTGATTATGTCAGTGTGGTTCAGAGTATGGCGGCTGGAGGTGAAAAAGAGACCGAAACAGAGCCTGAATTAGGTCCACGCTACAATGTTTTTCGTAGTGATGTGGTGACAAATGAGCCTGATGCTTATACTGAAGATTTGTTGCGGGAGATGCCGTACAAAGAAGGACGCTTCTTAAAGGTCAAGAAGATTTTACAAACTGATACTGAGTAA